A stretch of the Elephas maximus indicus isolate mEleMax1 chromosome 3, mEleMax1 primary haplotype, whole genome shotgun sequence genome encodes the following:
- the LOC126072265 gene encoding olfactory receptor 7A17-like, with protein sequence MESGNQTRVSEFILLGLSEEAELQPLLFGLFLSMYLITFIGNLLIILAIITDSHLHTPMYFFLSNLSFADICFISSTVPKMLLNIQVQSKVITYEGCITQMYFFMLFGGLDIFLLTVMAYDRFVAICHPLHYKIIMNPKFCGFLLLTSWLLTVLCSLSHGLMVLRLSFCTELEIPHFFCELNQVVQLACSDTFLNDLVMYFTTGLEGFIPLTGILFSYTKIMSSISRISSAGGKYKAFTTCGSHLSVVSLFYGTVLGIYLSSAGTQTSKARTIASVMYTVATPMLNPFIYSLRNKDIKQALKKSIGKIILL encoded by the coding sequence ATGGAATCAGGAAACCAAACACGTGTTTCAGAATTCATCCTTTTGGGACTCTCAGAAGAGGCAGAgctgcagcccctcctctttggGCTATTTCTGTCCATGTACCTGATCACCTTCATTGGAAACCTACTGATCATCCTGGCCATCATCAcagactcccacctccacacacccatgtacttcttcctctctaaCCTCTCTTTTGCAGACATCTGTTTTATTTCCTCCACTGTCCCAAAGATGCTGCTGAACATCCAGGTGCAGAGCAAAGTTATTACCTATGAGGGCTGCATCACCCAGATGTATTTTTTCATGCTCTTTGGAGGATTAGACATTTTCCTTTTgacagtgatggcctatgaccggtttgtggccatctgtcaccctctGCACTACAAGATCATTATGAACCCTAAATTCTGTGGCTTCTTGCTTCTGACATCCTGGTTATTAACTGTTCTGTGCTCTCTGTCACATGGTTTAATGGTTTTAAGATTGTCTTTTTGTACAGAGTTGGAAATCCCCCACTTTTTCTGTGAACTTAATCAGGTAGTCCAACTTGCTTGTTCTGACACCTTCCTCAATGACTTGGTGATGTATTTTACAACTGGACTTGAGGGTTTTATTCCACTCACTGGAATCCTTTTCTCTTACACTAAGATTATGTCCTCCATTTCGAGAATTTCATCGGCTGGAGGCAAGTACAAAGCCTTTACCACTTGTGGGTCTCACCTCTCGGTTGTCTCCTTGTTCTATGGTACAGTACTTGGAATATATCTCAGTTCTGCTGGTACCCAAACCTCCAAGGCCAGAACAATAGCTTCAGTGATGTACACTGTGGCCACCCCCATGTTAAACCCCTTTATATACagtcttagaaacaaggacataAAGCAGGCTCTGAAAAAA